One genomic window of Lepeophtheirus salmonis chromosome 5, UVic_Lsal_1.4, whole genome shotgun sequence includes the following:
- the LOC121117744 gene encoding adenosine 5'-monophosphoramidase HINT3: MALNRASCVFCQIASKTLESRIIFEDGNFVAFPDRSPAAKHHYLIIPKDHHPKVNQLEKSHIEMLRSMGRIAEQVLQENGESITDAKIGFHWPIVTVNHLHIHAISPASEMSGMFKKFEFSSLFFGSLEDAILMLEKKSSS; the protein is encoded by the exons ATGGCCCTAAATAGAGCTTCCTGTGTATTTTGTCAAATTGCTAGTAAAACCCTTGAATCACGTATCATATTTGAAGATGGTAATTTCGTTGCTTTCCCAGATAGAAGTCCTGCTGCTAAGCACCATTACCTTATTATTCCAAAAGATCATCATCCAAAGGTGAACCAATTGGAAAAATCACATATCGAAATGCTTCGTTCGATGGGTCGTATCGCTGAGCaa GTTTTGCAAGAAAATGGCGAATCTATCACGGACGCAAAGATTGGATTTCATTGGCCAATTGTCACTGTAAATCACCTTCATATCCATGCCATTTCTCCTGCATCCGAGATGTctggaatgtttaaaaaatttgagtttTCTTCGTTATTCTTTGGGTCCTTGGAAGATGCCATTTTGATGTTAGAAAAGAAAAGTTCTTCATGA
- the Rpn2 gene encoding 26S proteasome non-ATPase regulatory subunit 1 codes for MPTSLSSAGGILALLEEPMPELKVFALKKLEGIVDEFWAEISESIGKIEILHEEEEFPQRSLAALIASKVYYHLGSYDDSLHYALGAGSLFDVHSRSQYVETTIAKIIDSYISKRNNEEKVNEAQEGVVNRMFERCLEDGEYKQALGIAIEARRLDVFQRAIKESNDENGMLSYAFRVSMTLIQNRTYRATLLRVLIDLYRGLEKPDYVQMCQCLIFLDDPQAVAGVLETLSKGSSNDVMMAYQIAFDMYESATQQFLNAVVQAIRGTSPVTEAKEESTEKPEAVEEDTKMEESSKPEEDEQSSKSEKLISILSGKKTIYLHLQFLIRNDHSDLLILKQTKDAVRVSICHTATVIANGLMHCGTTHDSFLRDNLEWLSRATNWAKLSATASLGVIHRGHERDSLSLMQSYLPKDSANSSGYAEGGGLYALGLIHANHGGEITEYLLNQLKEGGFEQLRHGGCLGLGLAAMGTHRADVYEQLKYNLFQDDAVVGEAAGLAMGLVQLGSKDATAIEDMVAYAHETQHEKILRGLAVGISLVMYGLLEEADPLIDSLCSDKDAILRRSGMYTIAMAYCGTGSNKAIRRLLHVAVSDVNDDVRRAAVMGLGFILFKTPDHCPGVVSLLSESYNPHVRYGAAMALGIACAGTGSKEAIALIEPMTNDPVNYVRQGAWIASALILIQHTEFTCPKVKDFRALYAKVIGDKHEDVMAKFGAILAQGIIDGGGRNVTVSLQSRTGHTNMVAVVGMLVFTQYWYWFPLSHFLGLAFTPSCLIGLNNNLDMPVVTFKSNAKPSVYGYPAMLEEKKKEDKEKVATAVLSITHKQKRKDAEKRKKDVEKMEVDEKEPVVEKEKTEKKEEKRKDEPHFETLSNPARVMKQQLKLTHIEDPTKYKALKDTSIGGIIMMNNQTGEKDEIVEPVQVKKNHVDTANDGDEPEPPEPFEYIED; via the exons ATGCCTACATCATTGAGTTCTGCGGGTGGAATCCTGGCTTTGCTGGAGGAGCCTATGCCAGAGCTAAAGGTGTTTGCTCTCAAGAAGTTGGAAGGGATCGTGGATGAGTTTTGGGCGGAGATCAGCGAATCCATTGGGAAGATTGAAATCCTTCATGAAGAGGAAGAATTTCCTCAAAGGTCATTAGCGGCGCTGATTGCTTCCAAGGTCTATTACCATTTGGGCTCCTATGACGATTCCCTTCACTACGCCCTTGGGGCAGGGTCCCTCTTCGACGTTCACTCTCGATCCCAGTACGTGGAGACGACCATTG ctaaaatcATTGACTCGTATATTAGCAAACGTAACAATGAAGAAAAAGTGAATGAAGCACAAGAAGGAGTCGTAAATCGTATGTTTGAGAGATGTTTAGAGGATGGAGAATACAAACAGGCTCTGGGGATTGCTATTGAAGCTCGGCGATTAGATGTTTTTCAACGGGCAATTAAGGAATCT AATGATGAGAATGGAATGCTATCCTATGCTTTCCGTGTATCTATGACGTTAATTCAAAATCGAACTTACCGTGCTACTCTTCTTAGAGTACTCATTGACTTATATAGAGGTCTTGAAAAGCCTGACTACGTTCAAATGTGCCAGTGTCTCATATTTTTGGATGATCCACAAGCTGTGGCAGGAGTTTTGGAGACACTCTCAAAG GGCTCATCTAATGACGTAATGATGGCTTATCAAATTGCATTTGATATGTATGAGTCTGCTACCCAACAGTTCTTAAATGCTGTTGTACAAGCTATTCGTGGAACATCCCCTGTAACGGAAGCCAAAGAGGAATCAACTGAAAAACCAGAGGCAGTTGAAGAAGACACTAAGATGGAAGAAAGTTCCAAGCCTGAAGAAGATGAACAAAGTTCTAAATCAGAGAAACTCATCAGCATTCTCAGtgggaaaaaaactatttacttaCATTTGCAGTTTCTTATTAGAAATGATCATTCGGatcttttgattttaaaacaaactaAA GATGCTGTACGTGTAAGCATTTGTCATACAGCAACTGTTATTGCAAATGGTTTGATGCATTGTGGAACAACTCATGACTCTTTCCTTCGAGATAATCTAGAATGGCTTAGTCGTGCTACCAATTGGGCAAAATTATCTGCTACCGCAAGTCTTGGTGTAATTCATCGTGGTCATGAAAGAGATTCTCTTTCTTTGATGCAAAGCTATTTGCCTAAAGACTCTGCTAATTCCTCTGGTTATGCTGAGGGTGGTGGTCTATATGCACTTGGTCTTATTCATGCTAATCATGGAGGAGAAATTACCGAGTATTTGCTCaaccaattaaaagaaggaGGATTTGAGCAACTTCGACATGGGGGTTGTTTAGGACTTGGTCTAGCTGCCATGGGAACCCATAGAGCCGATGTTTATGAACAGCTCAAGTACAATCTGTTCCAAGATGATGCTGTTGTGGGAGAGGCTGCTGGTCTAGCCATGGGACTTGTTCAACTCGGATCTAAGGATGCAACCGCTATTGAGGACATGGTAGCTTATGCTCATGAAACTCAACACGAAAAAATCTTGAGAGGATTAGCTGTTGGAATCTCTTTAGTTATGTATGGGTTATTAGAAGAGGCTGACCCGTTGATCGATTCGCTCTGTAGTGATAAAGACGCAATTTTAAGAAGATCAG GTATGTATACAATTGCTATGGCCTATTGTGGTACTGGGTCAAACAAGGCTATTCGTAGACTTTTACATGTTGCCGTAAGTGATGTCAATGATGACGTGCGGCGTGCTGCTGTAATGGGTTTGGGATTTATCCTTTTCAAAACCCCAGATCATTGCCCAGGTGTCGTTTCCTTGTTATCAGAATCATACAACCCCCATGTACGATACGGAGCAGCCATGGCACTTGGTATTGCGTGTGCTGGTACTGGCTCTAAAGAAGCCATCGCTTTGATCGAACCGATGACGAATGATCCAGTTAATTATGTCAGACAAGGGGCATGGATAGCATCTGCCCTAATCTTAATCCAACATACTGAATTTACGTGTCCAAAAGTGAAAGATTTTAGAGCTCTCTACGCTAAAGTCATTGGTGATAAGCATGAGGATGTTATGGCTAAGTTTGGAGCTATCTTGGCTCAAGGAATTATTGACGGAGGTGGTAGAAATGTTACAGTATCACTTCAATCCAGAACAGGTCATACAAATATGGTTGCAGTAGTTGGAATGTTAGTCTTCACCCAATATTGGTATTGGTTTCCTTTGAGTCATTTCCTTGGATTAGCTTTTACTCCTTCTTGTTTAATTGGGCTTAATAACAACCTTGATATGCCAGTTGTTACATTTAAATCAAACGCAAAACCCTCAGTCTATGGTTATCCTGCTATGctggaagaaaagaaaaaagaagataaagaaAAGGTTGCGACTGCAGTTCTTAGCATTACTCACAAACAGAAACGGAAAGATGCCGAAAAGCGAAAGAAAGACGTCGAGAAAATGGAAGTGGATGAAAAGGAGCCTGTCgttgagaaagaaaaaactgaaaagaaGGAGGAAAAGAGAAAAGACGAACCACACTTTGAAACATTAAGTAATCCTGCTCGAGTAATGAAACAACAATTGAAA CTGACTCATATTGAGGATCCAACTAAATATAAAGCATTGAAGGATACTTCAATCGGTGGAATCATTATGATGAATAATCAAACAGGAGAAAAGGACGAAATAGTTGAACCTGTGCAAGTTAAGAAAAATCATGTGGATACTGCTAATGACGGTGATGAACCAGAGCCTCCAGAGCCCTTTGAATATATTGAAgattga
- the LOC121118531 gene encoding phosphatidylserine decarboxylase proenzyme, mitochondrial codes for MRKIGGILGGLGTYFMWQHYNEKEPGTFRGFSRAMGRIADAEIPIWAREPIFKTYSRFYNCNLDEVKSELQEFSSFSNFFRRELKEGTRPVCPESPLVSPCDGKVLHVAKYMDSGFSVKGISFSIKSFLGIQTVPKTVYICTIYLSPGDYHRFHSPANWNIKSRTHFSGYLLSVNPFLLKFIKNLFCLNERVIYMGDWTYGFFSMTPVGATNVGSIRVGIDPELTTNQTAHKIGAVNKKDFEEIHSVVKGELFGEFNLGSTIVLLFEGPSNLELCIHEGDTVKTGQPILHKNFC; via the exons atgagaaaaataggTGGTATTCTTGGTGGCTTAGGAACATATTTTATGTGGCAACATTATAATGAAAAGGAACCAGGAACGTTTCGCGGTTTTTCAAGGGCAATGGGAAGAATTGCCGATGCAGAAATTCCTATTTGGGCTAGGGAGCCCATATTTAAAACCTATTCAAGATTTTATAACTGTAACTTAGATGAAGTAAAGAGTGAACTTCAGGAATTTAGctcttttagtaatttttttagaagagagcTAAAAGAAGGAACTAGACCCGTTTGCCCAGAGTCCCCTTTGGTGTCTCCTTGCGATGGAAAG gtactTCATGTGGCAAAGTATATGGACTCAGGCTTCTCTGTTAAAGGAATTTCATTCTCCATCAAATCATTCCTTGGAATACAAACTGTACCTAAAACGGtgtatatttgtacaatataccTATCACCAGGAGATTATCACAGATTTCACTCCCCGGCGAATTGGAACATTAAATCACGAACTCATTTTTCGGGGTATCTGCTCTCAGTTAATCCCTTTCTGCTAAAGttcataaaaaacttattcTGTCTCAACGAAAGAGTGATTTATATGG gagaTTGGACTTATGGCTTCTTTTCAATGACACCCGTTGGTGCAACTAACGTGGGATCTATAAGAGTTGGAATTGATCCCGAATTAACCACGAATCAAACTGCACATAAAATCGGTGCTGTTAATAAAAAGGATTTCGAAGAAATACATTCTGTAGTAAAAGGAGAGCTTTTTGGAGAGTTTAATTTGGGATCGACGATTGTTCTATTATTTGAAGGACCAAGTAATCTTGAATTATGTATCCATGAGGGGGATACGGTCAAAACTGGACAACCCatattacataaaaacttttgttaa